The following coding sequences lie in one Spirosoma sp. KUDC1026 genomic window:
- a CDS encoding fatty acid--CoA ligase, whose product MIQTKLIPRAEEAYEPPILIKSMLAQSLKYEPQREIIYRDLFRMDYVRFNERVRQLANALTALGVQPGNTVAVLDWDSHRYLECFFGVTSLGAILHTVNVRLSPAQILYTMNHAEDKMVLIHEDFLPILNAVQDQLTTVESFVLLSDKVYTGATPDVPANFAGEYEALLADNSPDYDFPDFDENTWATTFYTTGTTGNPKGVYFSHRQLFMHTMGLATYVCGYQAVPFSSLSDVYMPLTPMFHVHAWGFPFLATMLSTKQVYPGRYEPDMLVKLLGNEQITLSHCVPTVMGMILACPAAQQVDLSHWKVIIGGSALTRGLAQAATAMGIQIYQGYGMSETAPVLALTHLNDTERNQTGDEQLALRTRAGRTAPFVEFKLLDDAGNDVPHDGQSVGELLVRAPWLTQGYYQDPEREVALWQGGWLHTGDVASISPDNWVQIADRLKDVIKTGGEWVSSLDMENVLSQLEGIAESAVVGITSERWGERPHALIVPKPGFELTEVSIKQQLQSKVDKGELNKWYVPDSVHIVSAIPKTSVGKIDKKQIRADLNSTMAKTTATT is encoded by the coding sequence ATGATCCAGACCAAGCTGATTCCCCGGGCCGAAGAAGCCTACGAGCCACCCATTCTGATCAAATCCATGCTGGCTCAGTCACTGAAATATGAGCCGCAGCGGGAAATCATCTATCGGGATTTGTTTCGGATGGATTACGTCCGGTTCAACGAGCGCGTTCGCCAGTTGGCCAATGCGCTGACAGCGCTGGGCGTGCAGCCAGGGAACACTGTAGCGGTGCTGGACTGGGATAGCCACCGGTATCTTGAATGCTTTTTCGGCGTAACGAGTCTGGGGGCCATTCTGCACACGGTAAACGTTCGGCTATCGCCCGCGCAGATTCTCTATACGATGAATCACGCAGAGGATAAGATGGTGCTGATTCACGAAGATTTTCTGCCGATTCTAAACGCGGTTCAGGACCAGCTCACAACGGTTGAGTCCTTTGTCCTGCTGTCGGATAAAGTCTATACCGGCGCGACGCCAGACGTTCCTGCCAACTTTGCCGGTGAGTACGAAGCCCTGCTGGCCGATAACTCCCCCGACTACGACTTTCCGGATTTTGACGAGAATACCTGGGCCACTACGTTCTACACGACGGGTACGACCGGGAACCCGAAAGGGGTGTATTTCTCACACCGGCAGCTGTTCATGCACACGATGGGACTGGCGACCTACGTCTGTGGTTATCAGGCCGTACCGTTTTCGTCGCTGTCGGATGTGTATATGCCTCTGACGCCTATGTTCCACGTTCATGCCTGGGGGTTCCCGTTTCTGGCAACAATGCTGTCCACCAAGCAGGTCTATCCCGGTCGGTATGAGCCCGATATGCTGGTAAAATTGCTGGGCAACGAACAGATCACTCTCTCCCACTGCGTCCCAACGGTAATGGGTATGATCCTGGCCTGCCCGGCTGCGCAACAGGTTGATTTGAGTCACTGGAAAGTAATCATTGGCGGCTCGGCGCTCACGCGGGGTCTGGCGCAGGCCGCCACAGCCATGGGCATTCAGATTTACCAGGGTTACGGCATGTCGGAAACGGCTCCAGTGCTGGCCCTTACGCACCTGAACGATACCGAACGTAACCAAACCGGCGACGAACAGCTTGCCTTGCGTACCCGGGCCGGGCGCACGGCTCCCTTCGTTGAATTTAAATTGCTCGACGATGCCGGGAACGACGTACCGCACGATGGCCAGTCGGTAGGCGAACTGTTGGTGCGTGCTCCGTGGCTCACGCAGGGGTATTACCAAGACCCCGAACGGGAAGTGGCGCTTTGGCAGGGTGGCTGGCTGCATACCGGCGATGTGGCGAGTATCTCACCTGACAACTGGGTGCAGATTGCCGACCGGCTGAAAGACGTAATCAAAACGGGCGGGGAGTGGGTTTCGTCGCTGGATATGGAAAACGTACTATCTCAGTTGGAAGGCATTGCGGAATCAGCCGTTGTAGGTATCACCAGCGAGCGCTGGGGCGAACGTCCCCATGCCCTGATTGTTCCCAAACCCGGCTTCGAACTGACCGAAGTCAGCATCAAACAGCAACTACAGTCAAAGGTGGACAAGGGTGAGCTGAACAAATGGTACGTACCCGACAGTGTTCATATCGTATCAGCTATTCCTAAAACGAGCGTTGGCAAGATTGACAAAAAGCAAATTCGCGCTGATTTGAATAGCACGATGGCAAAAACAACGGCCACCACGTAA